The Deltaproteobacteria bacterium genome has a segment encoding these proteins:
- a CDS encoding hydantoinase B/oxoprolinase family protein translates to MDTRIHGVDPVTFEILSHRLHQVTREMGITLERTGGTVNTTQQRDYMASLYRPDGDILSAGATLGQHVVCASYAVRRIIERFPPDEIFEDDVFLLNDPYLAAIHQSDIYVVSPIHHGGRLVAWSATFVHVNDVGALSPGGDSPDATEIFHEGLRVPGIKLVERGVLRQDVFDTLTNMTRQPGMVGLDLKCEIAANNVAKARLREMYAHYGAALLDAVAGEMIRYTEAIFRERIASFEDGEWTEELALEAQDTWRMKVALRKREDRLIFDFTGTDPQAVTGVNLPFHGTAGFCFAAVLTTLVHDLPKNHGVIRPLEVIAPEGTLVNVTYPGPVSLNTTSCGFSVGFLASSVLMQMLGTHEHWRDEIVTPNASHRNGKHSGLNQSGRYCVFNLAHGAMDGNGARAHADGIDSGGNYMNCPNAEWFELNFPVLYLFRRHATDSAGPGRFRGGLAVETAHTPHDAPEGRLGGVAYGVAGLRNSGHGMYGGYPGAPSVIVLRENTRVREVMNRDRNAVELDEVGGTERVLPYCNFDFNDGDVLYMRVASGGGYGDPLTREPDRVRADVVDGAVSEDAARDIYGVAFKPETREVDDAATEALRRRLGGGNGASREQDQTPDSASSAPGPESGSTDGNRVGPCSRCGSAGVPIAYKADRAVERCTCPPTEAGPLMSDLHGRYLFEKLYCPSCHSLLKAHMVAVT, encoded by the coding sequence ATGGACACGCGCATACACGGCGTCGACCCCGTCACCTTCGAGATCCTCTCGCACCGCCTTCACCAGGTCACGCGCGAGATGGGCATTACACTGGAACGCACCGGCGGTACCGTCAACACCACCCAGCAACGGGACTACATGGCATCCCTCTACCGTCCGGACGGCGACATCCTCTCGGCGGGGGCCACCCTGGGACAGCACGTGGTGTGCGCCAGCTACGCGGTGAGACGCATCATCGAGCGCTTTCCGCCGGACGAGATCTTCGAGGACGACGTCTTCCTGCTGAACGATCCCTATCTCGCCGCCATCCACCAGTCGGACATCTACGTGGTCTCGCCGATCCACCATGGCGGGCGGCTGGTGGCCTGGAGCGCCACCTTCGTGCACGTGAACGACGTGGGCGCGCTGTCTCCCGGCGGGGACTCGCCCGACGCCACCGAGATCTTTCACGAGGGGCTGCGCGTGCCCGGCATCAAGCTGGTGGAGCGCGGCGTGCTGCGCCAGGATGTCTTCGACACCCTCACCAACATGACGCGCCAGCCGGGCATGGTGGGGCTGGACCTCAAGTGCGAGATCGCCGCCAACAACGTGGCAAAGGCGCGGCTGCGGGAGATGTACGCGCATTACGGCGCCGCGTTGCTCGACGCGGTGGCCGGCGAGATGATCCGCTACACCGAGGCGATCTTCCGGGAGCGCATCGCGTCGTTCGAGGACGGCGAGTGGACGGAGGAGCTGGCGCTGGAGGCCCAGGACACTTGGCGCATGAAGGTGGCGCTACGCAAACGCGAAGACCGGCTCATCTTCGATTTCACCGGCACCGACCCGCAGGCCGTGACCGGCGTCAACCTGCCGTTCCACGGCACCGCCGGGTTCTGCTTTGCCGCGGTGCTGACCACGCTGGTACACGACCTTCCCAAGAACCACGGGGTGATTCGGCCGCTGGAAGTCATCGCTCCCGAAGGGACGCTGGTGAACGTCACCTATCCGGGTCCGGTGTCCCTCAACACCACCTCCTGTGGCTTCAGCGTCGGGTTCCTGGCCAGTTCGGTGCTGATGCAGATGCTCGGCACCCACGAACACTGGCGCGATGAGATCGTCACTCCCAACGCCAGCCACCGAAACGGCAAGCACTCGGGGTTGAACCAGTCCGGCCGCTACTGCGTCTTCAATCTTGCCCACGGCGCCATGGACGGCAACGGCGCCCGCGCCCACGCCGACGGCATCGACTCCGGCGGCAACTACATGAACTGCCCCAACGCGGAATGGTTCGAGCTGAACTTCCCGGTGCTGTACCTGTTCCGCCGCCACGCGACCGATTCGGCCGGCCCGGGCCGCTTCCGCGGCGGCCTGGCGGTGGAGACCGCGCACACGCCGCACGACGCCCCCGAGGGGCGGCTCGGCGGCGTGGCCTACGGCGTGGCCGGACTCAGGAACTCCGGCCACGGCATGTACGGCGGCTACCCCGGCGCGCCCAGCGTCATCGTCCTGCGGGAGAACACGCGCGTGCGCGAGGTCATGAACCGCGACCGGAACGCCGTGGAACTGGACGAGGTGGGCGGAACCGAACGCGTCCTCCCGTACTGCAACTTCGACTTTAACGACGGCGACGTGCTCTACATGCGCGTGGCCAGCGGCGGCGGCTACGGCGATCCGCTGACGCGCGAGCCGGACCGGGTACGCGCGGACGTGGTGGACGGGGCGGTCTCCGAAGACGCGGCGCGGGACATCTACGGGGTGGCGTTCAAGCCCGAGACACGGGAAGTGGATGACGCGGCAACCGAGGCGCTACGCCGACGTTTGGGCGGTGGGAACGGCGCGTCGCGCGAACAAGACCAAACACCGGACAGCGCATCCAGTGCGCCAGGTCCGGAGTCGGGCAGTACCGACGGAAACCGTGTCGGCCCATGTTCGCGTTGCGGCTCCGCCGGCGTCCCGATCGCATACAAAGCGGACCGCGCTGTCGAGAGATGCACGTGTCCGCCCACTGAAGCGGGTCCGCTAATGAGCGACCTTCACGGCCGTTACCTGTTCGAGAAGCTATACTGCCCGTCGTGCCACTCCCTGCTCAAGGCTCACATGGTGGCCGTCACGTGA
- a CDS encoding hydantoinase/oxoprolinase family protein, with protein MSDSQGRYMVGVDIGGTFTDCVAMDAGGTMTVGKALSTPDDYSVGALAAVRDAAGNLGFKDEDELLASARLFFHACTIGDNALLTGSGARTGLITTKGFGDTLRIMRGRFTDGVPESEIFHLSRLDKPAPMVPGPLVKEVDERVDYKGAVLVRLDPRQVEKVVAELVSSGVEAVAVSLIWSVANDLHERGIAGIVGASHPDIFLSLSSEVAPYLGEYERTATTVFNASIGPRISTYINRLGGRLREHGLAGEPLIMQSYGGVLGVEATARNAIGTIESGPSAGVTGSAWLGRLMDLPDILATDMGGTTFKVSVIRDGVIEKDYKPVLLRHQIYATKIWVESIGAGGGSIAWTDPKTGLLKVGPESAGAQPGPACYGLGGAEPTVSDADLVLGYLNPDYFLGGRLSLDAGRARRAVEEKVAQPLGLSVEAAAGGIYRIINAHMSDLIRRATVERGYDPRDFTLFAFGGAGPVHAARYAAELGIRQVVVPLTASVHSATGLVGSDVVYQYGKSDRMQVPAEPERVNRTFDELVQRARADLAGAGFEGGGVRIERSFDMRYRYQVHELNVVMPEGTLPLSEEELNGVYERFDDLYERTYGPGSGYREAGKEIMNFRLTATGVLDKPRVQSYPLSSAAADGALKGRRKVCFEEFDAPRDTPVYDFDALLPGNEMAGPAIIETPVTTIVVNPADRAVMDAYRNIRLLVGG; from the coding sequence ATGAGTGATTCCCAAGGTCGCTACATGGTCGGCGTGGACATCGGCGGCACCTTCACCGACTGCGTCGCCATGGATGCCGGCGGCACCATGACGGTGGGGAAAGCGCTTTCCACGCCGGACGACTACTCGGTGGGGGCGCTGGCCGCGGTGCGCGATGCGGCCGGGAACCTCGGGTTCAAGGACGAAGACGAACTGCTCGCCTCCGCCCGCCTTTTCTTCCACGCCTGCACCATCGGCGATAATGCGCTTCTCACTGGATCCGGGGCGCGTACCGGCCTGATCACCACCAAGGGGTTTGGCGACACTCTTCGCATCATGCGCGGGCGTTTCACGGACGGGGTCCCGGAGTCGGAGATCTTTCATCTGTCCAGGCTCGACAAGCCCGCGCCCATGGTGCCGGGGCCGCTGGTCAAGGAGGTGGACGAGCGGGTGGACTACAAGGGCGCGGTGTTGGTGCGGCTGGATCCGAGGCAGGTGGAGAAGGTGGTGGCCGAGCTGGTTTCGAGCGGGGTGGAGGCGGTGGCGGTGAGCCTCATCTGGTCGGTCGCCAACGACCTCCACGAGCGTGGCATCGCCGGCATCGTCGGGGCGAGCCACCCCGATATATTTCTCAGCCTCTCCAGCGAGGTGGCGCCTTATCTGGGGGAGTACGAACGCACCGCCACCACAGTCTTCAACGCCTCCATAGGGCCGCGCATCTCCACCTACATCAACCGCCTGGGCGGACGGCTGCGGGAGCACGGGCTGGCGGGCGAACCTCTGATCATGCAGTCCTACGGCGGCGTGCTGGGGGTGGAAGCCACCGCCCGGAACGCCATCGGCACCATCGAGTCGGGTCCCTCGGCCGGGGTCACGGGGAGCGCCTGGCTCGGCCGGCTCATGGACCTGCCCGACATCCTGGCCACGGACATGGGCGGCACCACGTTCAAGGTGAGCGTCATCCGGGACGGGGTCATCGAGAAGGACTACAAGCCGGTGCTGCTGCGCCACCAGATCTACGCCACCAAGATCTGGGTCGAGTCCATCGGCGCGGGCGGCGGCAGCATCGCGTGGACCGATCCCAAGACGGGACTACTCAAGGTCGGGCCGGAGAGCGCCGGCGCCCAACCGGGACCCGCGTGTTACGGCCTGGGCGGCGCCGAGCCCACGGTGTCCGACGCCGACCTGGTGCTGGGCTACCTCAATCCCGACTACTTCCTGGGCGGGCGCCTGTCGCTGGACGCCGGACGCGCGCGCCGCGCCGTGGAGGAAAAGGTCGCCCAACCCCTGGGCCTCTCGGTGGAGGCGGCGGCCGGCGGCATCTACCGCATCATCAACGCGCACATGAGCGACTTGATCCGCCGTGCCACGGTGGAGCGGGGCTACGACCCGCGCGACTTCACGCTGTTCGCCTTCGGCGGCGCCGGGCCGGTGCACGCGGCGCGTTACGCCGCGGAGCTGGGCATCAGGCAGGTGGTGGTGCCGCTCACGGCGTCGGTGCACAGCGCCACGGGGTTGGTCGGCTCGGACGTCGTTTACCAGTACGGCAAGTCGGACCGGATGCAGGTGCCGGCGGAGCCCGAGCGCGTCAACCGAACCTTCGACGAACTGGTGCAACGCGCCCGCGCCGATCTGGCCGGCGCCGGTTTCGAGGGCGGTGGCGTGCGCATCGAGCGCAGCTTCGACATGCGCTATCGCTACCAGGTGCACGAATTGAACGTGGTCATGCCCGAGGGCACGCTGCCCCTTTCGGAGGAGGAGTTGAACGGGGTGTACGAACGTTTCGACGACCTGTACGAACGAACCTACGGCCCCGGTTCCGGCTACCGCGAGGCGGGGAAGGAGATCATGAACTTCCGCCTCACCGCAACCGGCGTGCTGGACAAGCCGCGGGTCCAGTCGTACCCTCTGTCGTCGGCCGCCGCGGACGGTGCGCTCAAGGGCCGCCGCAAGGTCTGTTTCGAGGAGTTCGACGCACCCCGGGACACCCCGGTGTACGACTTCGACGCGTTGCTGCCGGGAAACGAGATGGCCGGCCCCGCCATTATCGAGACCCCGGTGACCACCATCGTGGTGAATCCGGCGGACCGGGCGGTGATGGACGCCTACCGCAACATCCGGCTCCTTGTCGGCGGATGA